In Streptomyces sp. NBC_01381, a genomic segment contains:
- a CDS encoding ABC transporter permease, which yields MNIYRTLATAARVLRQLLHDPRTIGLMLLVPCVMLLLLRYVFDGSPQTFDSIGASLLGIFPLITMFLVTSIATLRERTSGTLERLLAMPLAKGDLIVGYAIAFGTLAAIQSVLATGLALWALGLDVTGSAWLLLLVALLDALLGTALGLFVSAFAASEYQAVQFMPAVIFPQLLLCGLFTPRDQMQPVLEATSNVLPMSYAVDGMNEVLRHASVTGDFVRDVVIVAGCAVLVLALGAATLRRRTV from the coding sequence ATGAACATCTACCGCACCCTCGCCACCGCGGCCCGCGTCCTACGGCAGCTCCTCCACGACCCCCGCACCATCGGCCTGATGCTCCTGGTCCCCTGCGTGATGCTGCTGCTCCTGCGCTACGTGTTCGACGGCAGCCCGCAGACCTTCGACTCCATCGGCGCCTCCCTCCTCGGCATCTTCCCCCTCATCACGATGTTCCTCGTGACCTCCATCGCCACTCTGCGCGAACGCACCTCCGGCACCCTCGAACGCCTCCTCGCCATGCCCCTCGCCAAGGGCGACCTGATCGTCGGCTACGCCATCGCCTTCGGCACCCTCGCCGCCATCCAGTCGGTCCTCGCCACCGGCCTCGCCCTCTGGGCCCTCGGCCTCGACGTCACCGGCTCCGCCTGGCTGCTGCTCCTTGTCGCCCTCCTCGACGCCCTGCTCGGCACCGCACTCGGCCTCTTCGTCTCGGCCTTCGCGGCCTCCGAGTACCAGGCCGTCCAGTTCATGCCGGCCGTGATCTTCCCCCAGCTCCTCCTCTGCGGCCTGTTCACCCCGCGCGACCAGATGCAGCCCGTCCTCGAGGCCACCTCCAATGTCCTGCCCATGTCGTATGCCGTCGACGGCATGAACGAAGTCCTCCGCCACGCCTCCGTCACCGGCGACTTCGTACGCGACGTCGTCATCGTCGCCGGCTGTGCCGTACTCGTCCTCGCCC